From Microbacterium pseudoresistens, the proteins below share one genomic window:
- the glgX gene encoding glycogen debranching protein GlgX: MSDSSAFCPPGGAALDDLGVRLHDGVGTLRVWSQNASAMQLVVFDATDLDWEVDRASLERRPGGVWEVTTDLLQPGTRYALQVSGPHGPGNTFNEETLLLDPYARGLAQGVGYEEWRSVVIEDGFDWGDSRKPATPLDRTVIYEGHLKGLTKRHPDMPPALHGTYAGLAHPAMIEHLHSLGVTSVELLPVHAFVPEPRLLERGLTNYWGYNTLNFFTPHTAYATEEARQAGPEAVLAEFKGMVRLLHEAGLEVILDVVYNHTSEEGLGGPRTSLRGIDNARYYRQQPDGAYIDTTGCGNTLNTATDAGARFVLDSLRYWAGEMRVDGFRFDLAAALGRDANHEFSREHPLLTAIRDDPALRGVKLIAEPWDVGMGGWQTGNFPDGWHEWNDRYRDRVRNFWLSDIDYARRASAPVGIGGFATRLAGSSNTYSDERGPLASINFVTAHDGFTLHDLVSYDVKHNEANGEQNRDGADMNRSFNHGVEGPTDDPGILAARRKAMRNLLGTLLLSAGVPMLTAGDETGRTQRGNNNAYAQDSALTWLDWELEDWQRDLRAHVAALIRLRGENPALRPSRYAVQGEQTPRASDMDWYDQHGETMEQQQWTDPGHRTLQYVAATTAGEVPNRILLIVHGTESPIDVTLPTAIEGATRFIALWSSVDEAPSSEERAFAPGDVLPIPGTSMHLFRVV, from the coding sequence ATGTCTGATTCGTCTGCGTTCTGCCCACCAGGCGGGGCCGCGCTCGACGACCTCGGCGTCCGTCTGCACGACGGCGTCGGCACCCTGAGGGTGTGGTCGCAGAACGCCAGCGCGATGCAACTCGTCGTGTTCGACGCCACCGACCTCGACTGGGAGGTCGATCGCGCATCTCTCGAACGACGTCCCGGCGGCGTGTGGGAGGTCACGACCGATCTCCTGCAGCCGGGCACGCGCTACGCGCTGCAGGTGAGTGGACCGCACGGCCCTGGCAACACCTTCAACGAGGAGACCCTGCTGCTCGACCCCTATGCCCGCGGCCTCGCGCAGGGCGTCGGTTACGAGGAGTGGCGCTCGGTCGTCATCGAAGACGGCTTCGACTGGGGCGATTCGCGCAAGCCCGCCACGCCGCTGGATCGCACCGTCATCTACGAGGGCCACCTCAAGGGCCTCACCAAGCGCCACCCCGACATGCCTCCAGCCCTCCACGGTACCTATGCCGGCCTGGCGCACCCCGCGATGATCGAGCATCTGCACTCCCTCGGGGTCACGTCCGTCGAGCTCCTCCCCGTGCACGCCTTCGTGCCCGAGCCGCGCCTGCTCGAACGCGGACTCACCAACTACTGGGGCTACAACACATTGAACTTCTTCACGCCGCACACCGCCTACGCGACCGAGGAGGCGCGCCAGGCCGGCCCCGAGGCGGTGCTCGCCGAGTTCAAGGGCATGGTGCGGCTGCTGCACGAGGCGGGTCTCGAGGTCATCCTCGACGTCGTCTACAACCACACCTCCGAGGAGGGCCTCGGCGGGCCCCGCACCAGCCTGCGCGGCATCGACAACGCCCGCTACTACCGCCAGCAGCCCGATGGCGCGTACATCGACACCACCGGATGCGGCAACACGCTGAACACCGCGACGGATGCCGGGGCGCGCTTCGTGCTCGACTCGCTGCGCTACTGGGCCGGCGAGATGCGCGTCGACGGATTCCGGTTCGATCTGGCCGCTGCCCTCGGGCGCGACGCGAACCACGAGTTCTCGCGCGAGCATCCGCTGCTCACCGCCATTCGCGACGATCCGGCGCTGCGGGGCGTCAAGCTCATCGCCGAGCCGTGGGACGTCGGGATGGGCGGCTGGCAGACCGGCAACTTCCCCGACGGCTGGCACGAGTGGAACGACCGCTACCGCGACCGGGTGCGCAACTTCTGGCTCAGCGACATCGACTACGCCCGGCGGGCCTCGGCCCCGGTCGGCATCGGCGGTTTCGCCACCCGGCTGGCCGGCTCGTCGAACACGTACAGCGATGAGCGCGGCCCGCTCGCCAGCATCAACTTCGTCACCGCGCACGACGGGTTCACCCTGCACGACCTCGTCTCCTACGACGTCAAGCACAACGAGGCCAACGGCGAGCAGAACCGCGACGGCGCCGACATGAACCGCTCGTTCAACCACGGGGTGGAGGGGCCCACCGATGACCCGGGCATCCTCGCCGCGCGGCGCAAGGCGATGCGCAACCTGCTCGGCACCCTGCTGCTCTCCGCCGGAGTGCCGATGCTCACCGCGGGTGATGAGACCGGGCGCACGCAGCGCGGCAACAACAACGCGTATGCGCAGGACTCCGCGCTCACCTGGCTGGACTGGGAACTGGAGGATTGGCAGCGCGACCTGCGCGCGCACGTCGCCGCGCTCATCCGGCTGCGCGGCGAGAACCCGGCGCTGCGTCCCAGCCGGTACGCCGTGCAGGGCGAGCAGACGCCGCGGGCCAGCGACATGGACTGGTACGACCAGCACGGCGAGACGATGGAGCAGCAGCAGTGGACCGATCCGGGCCACCGCACCCTGCAGTACGTCGCCGCCACGACCGCCGGAGAGGTGCCCAACCGCATCCTGCTCATCGTGCACGGCACGGAGTCGCCGATCGACGTGACCCTGCCGACGGCCATCGAAGGCGCGACGCGTTTCATCGCCCTGTGGTCGAGCGTCGACGAGGCCCCGTCGTCCGAGGAACGCGCTTTCGCGCCCGGCGACGTGCTGCCCATTCCCGGTACGTCGATGCACCTGTTTCGAGTCGTGTAG
- the mnmA gene encoding tRNA 2-thiouridine(34) synthase MnmA — translation MRILAAMSGGVDSAVAAARAVEAGHDVTGVHLALSRAGGTLRTGSRGCCTIEDAMDARRTADLLGIPFYVWDFSERFRDDVIDDFISEYKAGRTPNPCLRCNEKIKFAALLERALELGFDAVCTGHYAHLVSTVTGLELHRAADDAKDQSYVLGVLNAEQLAHTYFPLGETPSKALVRAEAAERGITVAQKPDSHDICFIPDGDTRGWLAEKVGTATGEIVDREGAVVGSHEGAHAFTVGQRRGLYLGVPAPDGKPRFVLEVRPVTNTVVVGPKEALAIAEIAGERFSWAGAAPVDAEFACEVQIRAHADPVPARAFVTEEGVRVIPDEPLNGVAPGQSAVLYVGTRVLGQFTIDTTVSAVPIGA, via the coding sequence ATGCGGATCCTGGCGGCGATGAGCGGCGGAGTGGACTCCGCCGTCGCAGCCGCACGGGCTGTGGAGGCGGGGCACGACGTCACCGGCGTGCACCTCGCGCTCTCGCGCGCGGGCGGCACGCTGCGCACGGGCTCGCGCGGATGCTGCACGATCGAGGACGCCATGGATGCGCGTCGCACGGCGGATCTGCTCGGCATCCCCTTCTACGTGTGGGACTTCTCCGAGCGCTTCCGCGACGACGTGATCGACGACTTCATCAGCGAGTACAAGGCCGGGCGCACCCCGAACCCGTGCCTGCGCTGCAACGAGAAGATCAAGTTCGCCGCCCTGCTCGAGCGCGCGCTGGAGCTCGGCTTCGACGCCGTGTGCACGGGCCATTACGCCCACCTCGTCTCCACCGTGACCGGGCTGGAACTGCACCGCGCCGCCGATGACGCCAAGGATCAGTCCTACGTGCTCGGAGTGCTGAATGCCGAACAGCTCGCGCACACCTACTTCCCGCTGGGAGAGACGCCGTCGAAGGCGCTCGTGCGCGCCGAGGCCGCCGAGCGCGGCATCACGGTGGCGCAGAAGCCCGACAGCCACGACATCTGCTTCATCCCCGACGGCGACACGCGCGGGTGGCTCGCAGAGAAGGTGGGCACGGCGACGGGGGAGATCGTCGATCGCGAGGGCGCCGTCGTCGGCAGCCACGAGGGGGCGCACGCGTTCACCGTCGGCCAGCGCCGCGGACTGTACCTCGGGGTGCCGGCGCCGGACGGCAAGCCGAGGTTCGTGCTCGAGGTGCGTCCGGTGACCAACACCGTGGTCGTGGGACCGAAGGAGGCGCTGGCGATTGCCGAGATCGCGGGGGAGCGGTTCTCCTGGGCAGGAGCGGCGCCCGTCGATGCCGAATTCGCCTGCGAGGTGCAGATCCGCGCCCACGCCGATCCCGTGCCCGCCCGTGCGTTCGTGACCGAGGAGGGCGTGCGCGTCATCCCCGACGAGCCGCTGAACGGCGTGGCCCCCGGACAGAGCGCCGTGCTCTACGTCGGCACGCGCGTGCTCGGCCAGTTCACGATCGACACGACCGTCTCGGCCGTGCCCATCGGCGCCTGA
- a CDS encoding cysteine desulfurase family protein — translation MAPYLDHAATTPLRREARDAWLAAADSAGNASSTHRAGQGARRVLEDARERLAAVLDCEPIEVVFTSGGTESVNLALQGLWRARADGRDAVVLPDAEHHATLDTVEALRSAGARVSAVAVDGLGRISAEAFAEAVAAPAVALATALIANNEVGTINDAPALSAAAAASGVPLHLDAVAALGHVPVSFRALRADAPAGAGLVALSIAGHKIGAPVGTGALLVARTARLSALLHGGGQQRGLRAGTQDVAGAVALAVAAELAESEREGERERLRGMRDALIDGIRARVPEAVLLGDPGADEPGRLPGNVHLLFPGAPSESMLFLLDQADISASAGSACQAGVSEPSHVVQAMGFSEGEARSVLRLTLGRTSTRDDVDAVLAVITQAYARASGTASGKRS, via the coding sequence ATGGCCCCGTACCTCGACCACGCCGCGACGACGCCGCTGCGTCGCGAGGCGCGCGATGCGTGGCTGGCGGCGGCGGATTCCGCGGGCAACGCGTCGTCGACGCACCGTGCCGGGCAGGGCGCCCGACGCGTGCTGGAGGATGCGCGCGAGCGCCTGGCGGCGGTGCTCGACTGCGAGCCGATCGAGGTCGTCTTCACCTCGGGTGGCACCGAGTCGGTGAATCTCGCCCTGCAGGGGCTGTGGCGGGCGCGCGCCGACGGACGGGACGCGGTCGTCCTTCCGGATGCGGAGCACCATGCGACGCTCGACACCGTCGAGGCGCTGCGTTCGGCGGGTGCGCGGGTGAGCGCGGTGGCCGTGGACGGGCTCGGCCGCATCTCGGCCGAAGCGTTCGCCGAGGCCGTCGCCGCTCCGGCCGTCGCTCTGGCCACCGCGCTCATCGCCAACAACGAGGTCGGCACGATCAACGACGCACCCGCGCTGAGTGCCGCCGCGGCAGCATCCGGCGTGCCCCTGCATCTCGACGCGGTGGCCGCGCTCGGGCATGTGCCCGTGTCGTTCCGCGCACTTCGCGCCGATGCGCCCGCCGGCGCAGGACTGGTGGCGCTGAGCATCGCCGGGCACAAGATCGGCGCCCCGGTCGGCACGGGTGCGCTCCTCGTCGCCCGCACCGCGCGTCTGAGCGCCTTGCTGCACGGCGGCGGGCAGCAGCGCGGGCTGCGAGCAGGAACGCAAGACGTCGCGGGAGCGGTCGCGCTCGCCGTCGCGGCCGAGCTCGCAGAGTCGGAGCGCGAGGGCGAGCGCGAGCGACTGCGAGGGATGCGCGATGCGCTGATCGACGGCATCCGCGCACGAGTGCCCGAGGCGGTGCTCCTGGGGGATCCCGGTGCGGACGAGCCGGGACGGCTGCCAGGCAACGTGCACCTGCTGTTCCCCGGAGCACCCAGCGAGAGCATGCTGTTTCTGCTCGATCAGGCCGACATCTCCGCGTCGGCGGGCTCGGCGTGCCAGGCAGGGGTGTCGGAGCCCTCGCATGTCGTGCAGGCAATGGGATTCTCGGAGGGCGAGGCGCGCAGCGTGCTGCGCCTCACGCTCGGCCGCACGTCCACGCGTGACGATGTGGATGCCGTGCTCGCGGTCATCACCCAGGCATACGCGCGGGCATCCGGGACCGCTTCAGGCAAGCGCTCGTAG